GAAGTGCAAGCCCTAAACTTGAGAATGCTTCTGCCATATCTTGTTGTTGCCCTGTAAACGTATAAGTATATCCAGATGGCATATTATACTTTTCAAGTTCCTTCTTTATATCATCAGTAACAGATTTCAAATCTCTTCCATCAAGCTGAGAAGAAACTGTTACTGTTCTAGTTTGATTTATTCTACTTATTTGAGTTGGTGCATTACCATACTCTATATAAGCTATCTGCCCTAAAGGAACAGTCTTTCCAGTTTGAGATGTTATTTGTATTTGCTTAACATCCTCTATAGAATCTTTAACTGAATCTCCTAAAGATATGTTTACATCTATTTCATCTCCATCTACTTTAAATGTAGTAGATTTTGACCCATCTATAGAAGATTTTATAGTGTTTGCAACATCACTTGCCGTTATTCCATAAAAAGATGCTACTTCTCTATTAAGGATAACTCTAGCCTCTGGATTTCCATCTTCCATATCAGTTGTAACTTCTGCTGTTCCAGGAATTTGTTTTAATATACTTTCAATATCATATCCTGTAGATCTTAAAATTTCAAGATCATCTCCTTTTATTTGTATAGCTATAGCAGCTGAAGATCCTCCTCCGCCACCCATAGAGGATGCCTCTGATACAGTTATTTTTGCTCCAGGTATTGATTCTACTTTTTTTCTAACTTCATTTACTATTTGTGCAGTTGATCTTTTTCTTTCTTTTTGATTAACTAAAACAACATTCACATTTGATGAATTACTTGCAGTAGTTGAGAATCCAGATGATCCTCCTATAGTTGAGAACACATTATCTTTTTCAGGTATATTTTCTACTATTTTCTCAACTTCTTTTGCTATTCTATCGCTTTCTTCAAGAGTCGTTCCAAATGGAGTTTCTATTTTTACATTAAAACTCCCCTCATCTTCTGCTGGGAAGAACTCTCCACCAACAGCACCTACTAATGCTATAGACGATACAAATATAAGTACCGCTACAAATACTGTCATTTTTCTATGATTTAGAACATAGTTTAATAATTTCCCATATGCGCTACTGATTTTTTCTATAGATTTTGTGAATACATTTAATATTTTTTCTATAAATTTAAATTCTTTTGTCTTAGGTTCTCCAACCTTAAGTATCTTAGAAGACAACATAGGTACTACAGTTATTGCAACTGCTAAAGATGCAAGCAGTGAGAATACTACTGCGAATGAAAGCTGCTTAAATACTATAGCAGTGAATCCTTCTACGAATACTATTGGTAAGAATACCGCTATAGTAGTCATAGTAGATGCAAATACTGCCATTGTAACTTCTTTAGCTCCTATAATAGCAGCATCAAGTCTTGATTTTCCTTCTTCCCTATGTCTGTATATATTTTCAAGAACAACTATCGAGTTATCAACTAGCATACCTGTTCCAAGAGCTAATCCTCCAAGAGATATTAAGTTGATTGTAAGTCCTCCAAAATACATAAGAGCAAAAGTTGCTATTACAGATATAGGTATAGCAATACCGACTATAAATGTAGATCTTATATTTCTAAGGAATAAGAACAGTACAATAACTGCAAGTAGTCCTCCTATTATAGCATTGCTCGTTACATTATTTATAGATTTATTTATAAACTCAGATTGATCTGTTCCAACAGTTACATTAATCTGAGAATATTCAGCTCTTATTTTATCTACTTCTTTTAATATCTTTTCTGCAACCTTAACAGTATTTGAAGAAGACTGCTTTGTTATAGATATACCTATACTATTTTGTCCATTAACTCTTGATAGAGTATCTTTATCCTTGTATCCTAGCTCAATCTGAGCTATATCCGATAATTTTATTGTTTGACCTGTTCTTAATGATATAGGTATATTTTTTATATCATCTATATTTTTAAATTCTCCAACAGTTCTAACTAAAATCTCTTTATCGCCTTTATTTACATTACCACCAGGTAAATTCAAGTTCTCTGCTCTTAATACATTTTTTATTTGATTAAGAGAAAGCCCATATCCTGATAATTTTTCTTGATCTACTTTTATACTTACTTCTTTTTCATCTCCTCCTGATATATCAACAGATGCTACCCCTTCTATTCTCTCAAATCTAGATTGCAAATCATCCTCTACTAAAGACTGTAGTTTTGCAAGATCCATATCAGATGATACTCCTAGATTTACTATAGCTTCAGCATTAGGATCTATCTTAAGTACCATAGGTGATGATGCATCATCAGGCAGAGCTCCTTTTACTAAATCAACCTTCTCTCTCATTTGAAGCGTTGCAAAATCCATATCAGTTCCATACTCAAATTCAACTACGATTATACTACTTCCTTCTCTTGAAAACGATGTAACTTTTTTCAAGTTACTAACAGTTGCCACTGACTTTTCTAAAGGCTTAGTAACTAAAGTCTCAATTTCTTCAGGTCCAACCCCACTATAATTAACTGAAACTATAGCAACAGGAATATCCATCTCAGGATAAAGGTCTATTGGTAAAAGCCCAAGAGATACAAATCCTATAAGTATTGCTATAAACATAAACATGAGGGTTGTAACAGGTCTTTTAACCGACATTTTTGATATATTCATATTTACTACCCCCTATTTATTTTTGTTGATTTCAACTTTAATTCCTTCTTCTAGATAATTCTGCCCTTTGCTAACAACTACTTGACCTTGCTTTATTCCTTTTTTTATTTCAACAATCTCTCCATTGTCAATTCCAGTTTCTACTTTGTTAATATGAGCCTTATTATCTTTAACTGTATACACTACGCTTTCTCCATCTTTTATCACTACTGATTCTGATGGAACTGTTATAACATTTTCTTTTTTATCTGTTACTAAGTTTACATTTGCAAACATTCCCGGTTTTATAATTCTATCTTTGTTATCTATCTCTACTTTTATAGGATAAGTCATAGAATTTGATGCTGTTGCAGGAGACAGAGCAGTTATTTTACCTTGGAAGTTTTCCTTTCCAGCTGATTTTATAGATATATCAACTATATCTCCTACCTTAATCTTGTTTATAAGATACTCTGAAACATTAGTATCTATAACAATCTTATTCATATTTGCTATAGAAACAGCTGTTTGAGCAGAAGATGCCATCTCTCCTTCATTTACATTAACAGCAGTTATTATTCCAGATATAGGAGCTGTAACTGTTGCATCATTTAGCTTTGATTGTGCATTTTCAAGACCAACTCTAGCCTGATTAACTTGAGCCTGTACTGCATCTAGATTAGTAGATGATGCTTGAAGTTCATATTGTTCAAAATCTTTCTTTGATATAGCTCCTTCTTCATATAATGATTTCATTCTCTCATAGTTTATTTGTGCATTTCGTATTTGTTCTTCTGTTCTTTTAAGATTTGCAGCTGCTATGTCATATGCAGCTTGAGCACTTTTTACTCCATTTACTAAGTCAGTTTTATCTATAGTAAAAAGAACATCTCCTTTATTAACTTTCTTACCTATTTCAACATTAACACTAGTAACCTTTCCAGGTATCTTAGGAACAATATCTGCCTCTTCTATAGGCTTTACCTTTGCAGATAAAGTTGTTTTAACGTCTATATTTTGCTTTTTAGAAGTTTTAGTCTCAACACTCACAAACTTCTCTTCAACAGGTGAAGCTTCTTCTTTCTTTCCACAACCCGAAAGAGCCATAGTTAAAGTCAAAGCTATTACAACCAATAAGCTGATTCTTTTTTTCATTATTAATTCCTCCCCTATCTCTTTAATACTCCATTAAAAAATACATCTATTATTATATCTATCTCTTTCTCAATTGGTATCTCATCATTTCCTCTTATTCCATTAAGTCTTTGAAAAAACATCCCAAACATCATACTTGTAAATATTACAGATAATGATTTTAGATCTAGTTGTTTATATTTTTCCCTATCTACATCTATATGCTCTAATATATGTTTCATTACCAATCCTTCTTTTTCCTTACACTTTTTTAGATGCATATCCTTTATATCCTCATGAAACTGCATCTCGTAATGTATAACCTTTGATATATGAAAATGTTTTTTAAATACCTCATACCTATTAAGGACTATAAGCTTTAGAATTTCATCTAGAGGTTTATCTTTATTATCCTCTATAATATTTTGTATTGAACCAAAATCTATAAATTCTTCAAATTTATCTATGTACTCAATCATTACACCTCTTAGTATATCTTTTTTTGTTTTGTAATACCTAAATATGGTTCCTTGAGCAACCCCAGCTTCCTCTGCTATTTCCGCAGTAGTTGCAGCCGAAAATCCTTTTTTACCAAACACTTTTAAGGCCGCATTAAATATCTTTTCTTTAGTATCGATGCTCTTTTTAACTGTCATATAGTCACCTCTTTTTAGTGAATGAGTGCTCACTCATTTTTTCATCATATAAACATTATACTATTTTTAAGCATTTTTGCAATATACAATTTCAAATTTTTTCAAGAAATTTTCATTATTATACTTTCTATTAAAAACTCGTAACCCCCCAAAACACGAGCATTATTTAAATTTGCATTAAACTCTTCAATAAAAAGATGCTAATTAAACTGATTAAAAATATCGTTGCATTCTCGGTATTTTTATAGAGAGTTTTTGATAACCCACAGACTCTAAGAAAAAAAACATAAAAAAACCTAGATCTCATTTATACGAAATCTAGGCAGCTAAGTAGCGGTATTTAAATAACCTCATAATCCACACAAGCCATAGAGCTTGCAACCGACTTTATATACTCTTTAACAGGCACATGAACCTCATGGTCTGCATAAATTTTCAAATCCTCTTTTGAACCAAAGTAAGTCGTAAGACATAAATCATAGTTTCTATCAGATTCTAAAAAATTAACCCCAACTTCTATATATTTCAATACATCTATTTTTCCATCCATATCTAAAAGTCTTCTTTTTACTTCTTCAACCTCTTTTTTATCATCAAATCTAAAAAATACTATATGCTTTATCACTTACCTCACCCCTATATATTATATTTTTTAACTATATCATTTAAATAATTTAAAAATTCATCTCTTATATCATCTTTTTTAAGAGCATAATCTACAGTAGCCTGTAAAAATCCGAGCTTATCTCCAACATCGTATCTTCTTCCCTCAAAATTATACGCATACATGGCTTCTGTCTTTGCAAGCTCTTTAAGTCCATCTGTAAGCTGTATTTCTCCACCTTTTCCAGCAGGAAGGTTTTCAAGTATCTCAAATATTCTAGGAGTTATTATGTATCTTCCAAGAATAGCTATATTAGACGGAGCCTTATCCTTTTCCGGCTTTTCAACTAAGTCTTTAACCTTGTATATTCTATCTTCTATATGCTTACCATCTACTATACCGTATTTTTTTACATCTTCATCCGGAACATTTTGAACCCCAAGTATAGTAGTTCTGTACTCGCTATAAGCATCAATCAATTGCTTTAAACAAGGATTTGTAGCATCAACTATATCATCACCTAGCATTACTGCAAAAGGCTCATTTCCTATAAAATGCTTGGCACAGTGTATCGCATGACCAAGACCCTTAGGTTCCTTTTGTCTTATATAATGAATATTTATCATATTAGATATATTTTTTACTATATCTAACAACTCTTCTTTTCCTTGCTTTTCAAGCTGCATTTCAAGCTCAACAGACTTATCAAAATGATCTTCTATAGATTGTTTATTTCTTCCTGTTATTATAAGTATCTCTTCTATTCCAGACTCAACAGCCTCTTCTATTATATATTGAAGAGTTGGCTTATCAACTATAGGAAGCATTTCTTTTGGTTGAGCCTTAGTAGCTGGTAAAAACCTTGTTCCAAGTCCAGCTGCAGGTATTATGGCTTTTCTGACCTTATCCACATAAACATCCCCTTCATTTAAAATTCGTCTAATGCTATTGCATTGACTCATGTCACAAGCGTAGTCCTTTAATCATTATACTGTATAATTAATTATCTTGATACAGGAATATTTACTACTTCTTCGTCAGTAACTATAGCGGAAAATTTACCTTTTATCTTTTCTGGATTTTCATAAAGAATGTTTAAAGCTTTTTTTATCATATCTTCGTCATTTCCTGTTACAATCCATATATTAGATAAATAAGAATAACCTTTTGGAACCGACGCTATTACAGCAGCTTTCTCGAATTCTTTAGATACATTTTTACAGCAATCAAGCGCTTTAACTTTATCATCTATCTTAAAGAAAAGTTCTCCTTGTTTATCGTTATATACATCCTTTATATTGTTTATTTTAGAAATTTCACTCCAAGTTCCAATAAGTACAGTATTTATTTTTTCGTCATTATCATATCTTTCATTTATAGTCTTCTTAACTAGATCATCTGCTCCATTATCCTTTAAGTAATCATATAATTTATCTGTTTCTTCTTTAAATTGATCAGAATATATAATCTCAGTTTTTAATGCTTTTCCATCATATCCATTAGTGAAATTTTTAGGATATGACCCTATTATACTAGATATATAAATTTCATTTTCCCAAGTATGATAGTCCCACAACACATCGTCTCCTGAATTTAGATGATAATTTTCAGGGCCAACTTGTGCTAAATTACCATTTATATAATAAAACCAACCCTGTTTGCTTTCTTCACTATACTCAGTCTCTATTCCATTTATAGAATCTATGAATCCATTTTCAATTTTTACATCTAAACTACTTTGCATTAATTCCATAACAGTAGTATCTTTGGTAAAATTTAATTCTTCATCATATATTTTTTCGTTTCCAAAATCTTGAGTCAAAATCATATTACTTTTACCCGTTTCTAAATCTTTACTACATCCAACCATTGATGTCATAAGTATCAAAATGATAATTAATAATAATGTCTTTTTCATATTTTAATCCTCCAAAAATTAATAACCTCATCTATATGACAAGGTTATTTCTATACAGTACTAAGTCTATTATACCATTTTATTATATCATTTTATAGTCATTTGAAGGATCATTTTTTTCAATTTTCTAAAAAGTCATCTTTTCAAGTTCATTTACCAAGCTTTCAAATTTCTTAAGTGCATCCTTTATACATTTCGTATCGTTCATATCTACACCTGCTTTTTTTAATATATCTATAGGATAATCAGATCCTCCAGCAGCTAAGAAATTTAAATAATTATCTTTTTGACCATTCAATATATCCTGAGATAAGCTTATAGCAGCACAACATCCTGTAGCATACTTATAAACATAAAAATTAGAATAAAAATGAGGTATCCTACTCCACCATATAGAGCATATATCATCAATGAAAAAATCCTCTCCGTAGTATTTTTTCATCAGATTTGTCCAAAGCTTATTTAAATTATCAGATGTTAAAGCCTCTCCTTTTTCAGCTCTATCATGTATAATTTTCTCAAACTCAGCATACATAGCTTGAGTGTATATACTTCCTCTTATAAGATCTATATATCCCTGTATATAGTACATCTTCTCATCCTTAGTCTTAGCATTTTTCATTAAATACTCAAATAACAGAGCTTCATTAGTTATAGATGCTACCTCTGCAGTAAATATAGGATAATTGTAGTTTACATACTCCTGATTTTTAGAAGAATAATAATTATTCATCGCATGGCCCATCTCATGTGCAAATGTAGATACACTACTTAATGTATTGTTATAGTTTAAAAGTACATAAGGATGTGTATCATAGCTTCCCCACGAATAAGCTCCGCCTCTTTTATTTTTATTTGGGTATACATCTACCCATCTATTATCTATTCCAAATTCTAAATCTTCTACATACTGCTTTCCAAGAGGAACCAACGCCTTGGTTAGAATGCCTTTTGCTTCATCATACTCTATTTTTTTATTATTTTCTATCAAAGGATTGTACATATCATAATAATGAACTTTATCAAGTTTTAATATTTTCTTTCTAAGACCTACATATTTATGGAATACATCCAATTTATTATTTACCTCTATTATTAAATTATTGTACAAAGATACATCTATATTATCCTTATCAAGAGACGCCTCAAGAGATGTCTTATAATTTCTAGCCTTTGAATAAAATACATCCTTGTTGACTTGACCAGATAAAGCCGATGCCAAAACATTTATATTTTTTTTATAGCTTTCAAACTCTTCTACAAATGCTTTTTTTCTAGTTTCACGATTATCATCTTGTAATAATCTAGAATATTCACCAGGAGTAAAATTCGTCTTTCTATCTATATCCTTAAACGAAGTATACACCTTCTCTGGAGTACTTGCCATGGACTTTGATAAAGACAAAATCCTCTCCTCTTTATCAG
The window above is part of the Tepidibacter aestuarii genome. Proteins encoded here:
- a CDS encoding efflux RND transporter permease subunit, whose translation is MNISKMSVKRPVTTLMFMFIAILIGFVSLGLLPIDLYPEMDIPVAIVSVNYSGVGPEEIETLVTKPLEKSVATVSNLKKVTSFSREGSSIIVVEFEYGTDMDFATLQMREKVDLVKGALPDDASSPMVLKIDPNAEAIVNLGVSSDMDLAKLQSLVEDDLQSRFERIEGVASVDISGGDEKEVSIKVDQEKLSGYGLSLNQIKNVLRAENLNLPGGNVNKGDKEILVRTVGEFKNIDDIKNIPISLRTGQTIKLSDIAQIELGYKDKDTLSRVNGQNSIGISITKQSSSNTVKVAEKILKEVDKIRAEYSQINVTVGTDQSEFINKSINNVTSNAIIGGLLAVIVLFLFLRNIRSTFIVGIAIPISVIATFALMYFGGLTINLISLGGLALGTGMLVDNSIVVLENIYRHREEGKSRLDAAIIGAKEVTMAVFASTMTTIAVFLPIVFVEGFTAIVFKQLSFAVVFSLLASLAVAITVVPMLSSKILKVGEPKTKEFKFIEKILNVFTKSIEKISSAYGKLLNYVLNHRKMTVFVAVLIFVSSIALVGAVGGEFFPAEDEGSFNVKIETPFGTTLEESDRIAKEVEKIVENIPEKDNVFSTIGGSSGFSTTASNSSNVNVVLVNQKERKRSTAQIVNEVRKKVESIPGAKITVSEASSMGGGGGSSAAIAIQIKGDDLEILRSTGYDIESILKQIPGTAEVTTDMEDGNPEARVILNREVASFYGITASDVANTIKSSIDGSKSTTFKVDGDEIDVNISLGDSVKDSIEDVKQIQITSQTGKTVPLGQIAYIEYGNAPTQISRINQTRTVTVSSQLDGRDLKSVTDDIKKELEKYNMPSGYTYTFTGQQQDMAEAFSSLGLALLLSIVIVYMVLASQFESLIHPFTVMLSVPFALSGGFIGLFVTGRSLSVPALIGVIMLSGIVVNNAIVLVDYINQLRESGMDRREAIVKAGFTRFRPILMTTLTTVLGLIPLALGIGEGASTQAPMATVVIGGLTLSTVLTLAFIPVVYSIFDDLVMKIKKKFKKKEGTLDEKIGS
- a CDS encoding efflux RND transporter periplasmic adaptor subunit yields the protein MKKRISLLVVIALTLTMALSGCGKKEEASPVEEKFVSVETKTSKKQNIDVKTTLSAKVKPIEEADIVPKIPGKVTSVNVEIGKKVNKGDVLFTIDKTDLVNGVKSAQAAYDIAAANLKRTEEQIRNAQINYERMKSLYEEGAISKKDFEQYELQASSTNLDAVQAQVNQARVGLENAQSKLNDATVTAPISGIITAVNVNEGEMASSAQTAVSIANMNKIVIDTNVSEYLINKIKVGDIVDISIKSAGKENFQGKITALSPATASNSMTYPIKVEIDNKDRIIKPGMFANVNLVTDKKENVITVPSESVVIKDGESVVYTVKDNKAHINKVETGIDNGEIVEIKKGIKQGQVVVSKGQNYLEEGIKVEINKNK
- a CDS encoding TetR/AcrR family transcriptional regulator, producing the protein MTVKKSIDTKEKIFNAALKVFGKKGFSAATTAEIAEEAGVAQGTIFRYYKTKKDILRGVMIEYIDKFEEFIDFGSIQNIIEDNKDKPLDEILKLIVLNRYEVFKKHFHISKVIHYEMQFHEDIKDMHLKKCKEKEGLVMKHILEHIDVDREKYKQLDLKSLSVIFTSMMFGMFFQRLNGIRGNDEIPIEKEIDIIIDVFFNGVLKR
- a CDS encoding Dabb family protein; amino-acid sequence: MIKHIVFFRFDDKKEVEEVKRRLLDMDGKIDVLKYIEVGVNFLESDRNYDLCLTTYFGSKEDLKIYADHEVHVPVKEYIKSVASSMACVDYEVI
- the galU gene encoding UTP--glucose-1-phosphate uridylyltransferase GalU; its protein translation is MDKVRKAIIPAAGLGTRFLPATKAQPKEMLPIVDKPTLQYIIEEAVESGIEEILIITGRNKQSIEDHFDKSVELEMQLEKQGKEELLDIVKNISNMINIHYIRQKEPKGLGHAIHCAKHFIGNEPFAVMLGDDIVDATNPCLKQLIDAYSEYRTTILGVQNVPDEDVKKYGIVDGKHIEDRIYKVKDLVEKPEKDKAPSNIAILGRYIITPRIFEILENLPAGKGGEIQLTDGLKELAKTEAMYAYNFEGRRYDVGDKLGFLQATVDYALKKDDIRDEFLNYLNDIVKKYNI
- a CDS encoding DUF4430 domain-containing protein yields the protein MKKTLLLIIILILMTSMVGCSKDLETGKSNMILTQDFGNEKIYDEELNFTKDTTVMELMQSSLDVKIENGFIDSINGIETEYSEESKQGWFYYINGNLAQVGPENYHLNSGDDVLWDYHTWENEIYISSIIGSYPKNFTNGYDGKALKTEIIYSDQFKEETDKLYDYLKDNGADDLVKKTINERYDNDEKINTVLIGTWSEISKINNIKDVYNDKQGELFFKIDDKVKALDCCKNVSKEFEKAAVIASVPKGYSYLSNIWIVTGNDEDMIKKALNILYENPEKIKGKFSAIVTDEEVVNIPVSR
- the pepF gene encoding oligoendopeptidase F — protein: MKKLYKLSCIAVLIISLFAFYSLDSKTVSVFNNKSTNKYKWNLSDMYASDSDWERDYKILEKNILKMEAYKGKLSRGSRYLYEALDMTDNMSRMLEKLYAYAYMSKDTDTSNNKYLTMCDNISYLAVKLSSSVSFIEPEILSVSKETIDKFVKNNSKLKPYKFYLDNLYKSKEHMLSDKEERILSLSKSMASTPEKVYTSFKDIDRKTNFTPGEYSRLLQDDNRETRKKAFVEEFESYKKNINVLASALSGQVNKDVFYSKARNYKTSLEASLDKDNIDVSLYNNLIIEVNNKLDVFHKYVGLRKKILKLDKVHYYDMYNPLIENNKKIEYDEAKGILTKALVPLGKQYVEDLEFGIDNRWVDVYPNKNKRGGAYSWGSYDTHPYVLLNYNNTLSSVSTFAHEMGHAMNNYYSSKNQEYVNYNYPIFTAEVASITNEALLFEYLMKNAKTKDEKMYYIQGYIDLIRGSIYTQAMYAEFEKIIHDRAEKGEALTSDNLNKLWTNLMKKYYGEDFFIDDICSIWWSRIPHFYSNFYVYKYATGCCAAISLSQDILNGQKDNYLNFLAAGGSDYPIDILKKAGVDMNDTKCIKDALKKFESLVNELEKMTF